CGCATTCTTTCGACCGCGAGTTCAGCTTTTGCTCGTGAAATAGCCTTTATGAGAAATTCGAGATCCTCGTCTGCCCTTATCATTATTGCTTTAGGCTTCCCGTTAACCGTAACGATAACCTCCGATCCCTCATCAAGTGTTTTCCAGACCGCTGAGGGATTGCTTCTCAGGTCTCGAGTCGCTATGTACTTCATAAAACCACCTCCTGTACAAG
This genomic window from Mesotoga sp. Brook.08.105.5.1 contains:
- a CDS encoding type II toxin-antitoxin system Phd/YefM family antitoxin, which codes for MKYIATRDLRSNPSAVWKTLDEGSEVIVTVNGKPKAIMIRADEDLEFLIKAISRAKAELAVERMRLQSLKNGLDSLSSEEIEREISESRKADR